CCTTTACGGTAAATCTTTTACCACACACTGAGCAGGAAtagggtttctcaccagtgtgggttcttgtatgTAATTTTAACTGCCATGGCCGATTAAATCttttgccacaaactgagcaggaaaaaggtttctcttcAGTGTGTGTGAATTCACACTTCCCTTATGAGTGAATGTTTTATTGCatactgagcaggcaaaaggtttctctccgtTGCGCGCTCTTGTGTGTATAATCAAATCTGAGCTTGTCCTGGAACTTTTATTGCTGGCTGACCTGGCAAAAGCTTtccctccagtgtgtgttcttatgTGTCTGTTCAAATATCGGTTCTCAgcgaatctttgaccacaaattgagcaggtcaaaggtttttctccagtgtgtgttcttgcgtgaCTTATTGAACTATGTTTTACAGAGAACCTTTTACCGCAATCTGAACAGCTGAAAGGCTTCTCTCCTCTATGACTTCTCATGTGAACTTTCATATTCCACTTTCAattaaatgttttcccacaatgcgagcatttcagtgtaatttgTCATACCACCTTCACGGTGTTCATCATCAGCAGTGTCAGTGTCAGAAGAGTGTGACGTTATGTCATCAAACTCAGATTGTGGCGATAAGACGCtatctgcttgtgatcctccacagtggtctgcATCGCCTTCAGTTTTCATGTATTGACTTGAACTGCTGCTTGGAAGCTCCGCCCCTCTGTTCTCCTCACTTTTACTGGGATGAAGCAGTGACCACTGACCTTGGTCTTCATTATCTTCACTCTTCATAACAACTCCAGTCAATGGAAACTTGGTGATATCAACCTCCTGTTCTTACTCTTTAATGTTCTGGATCTTCTCCTCCTCTTTAGTATCAGGGGGCTCTTGCTCCTGCTGCTCAGGACAAAGATATTCGTCATTAATGTCTGCAGGAAACGAGAAGAAAACTTCTTTCAAGTCtccttttgtctttatttagACAGGTAATTGGAAGTGGCACAGCTTGTTCTAGCGCGCAGATTCAGCGGCGCGTATGAAAGGAGATGACGTCGACTGATGCTAGTCGTCACTTTTGACCAAAGCTAGTGGTGCTAGCTTGGCTAATAATAACTACCATTGACTGAGGTCATAAGCAAAACACTGTTTGCAAGATATTCCATTCCCAAAGAGGCCACTAAAAGCACAAATGGCAGGGGAGAAACTCAAACTCAGGCTAATGAGTAAAGGAGATGTTCATGGCACTGTTACAACAACAATAGGACAACTTCAGAGGTTTGTGAAGGTGATTGGCATTGTGGACTCAAACTCGATGCGTTATCAAAGGAGcttcaggaggaaaaaaaaacaaggctgcAATACGCACAAATAATTTGTactatatttgaaaaaacatttttacttaaggattcaaataaaatgcattgcacaaaagtaaaaacagaatacaaaagtacctacataaatgtttgaaaacagttttaaaaggttaaatgcaactttattgtacttaaaagttaaatacaactgaactgtacttaacaaatacAGTGTACTTACTGTATTATGATCAAATTGAATCCACTGtgacattatgcagtttgaccATTTGTTTCTTCAtccaccactagagggagcccgcataACGCCAAAGGTCCATCCATACAGTACGTCCACCAATAATTATAGAAACATTTAAACGTGTGTGGTTGGCTAAACCGGAAGTACTGCTGTAGTGTaaattggttttaaaaaaaaaaaaaaaaaaacttatcttATTTAACAATTTGGCAAAGCCTACAATTATTTGCGATACCttcaacaaaatggacaaatatACATAAACAACAAATACGAGGAtaaccaaaaacaaattgaaagcaTGACATCGGTCAcgaatagaaaataaatataggAGCACAATTTCAGGGTTTTGAGACTTGCTTTTAGCAACACATACTTAgctcaaatacagtacatttaattaaaaaatatatatatcgacttttttttgttgttgccatgACCAGCACGCAGCATCAGACTCATCTGCGAAGCAACTTTTCATGATGCGTTCAAAGGCGACTCGGACAAAAAGCGTGTTATGAGACATTAAAAAGGTGCCTCGGCAACATGCATGCATGACTGTGTTAATTCACTCGTCGTAGACATACCAATAGGACATAGTTGCTTGATGATCAGTTGACATAATGCAGGAACACTGCCCTTATGATTATAGGTTAACTCTTGGGCGTTGCTAGGATTGATCGATTGAGGGGAGTGGCCttaggccccccccccccccccttaataaTATATTGTGTGGCTGGTACTACTACTATGTACTACTATGTACACAAAAGCCCTATTtgtctcaaatattgttcacaaatctgtcaaaATCTGTGTTTGTGAGCACTTCGTCATAGTTGAGCTAATCCATCCACAACACAGGTGTGGCATACACATACCATACAACATTTATATAATCCCAAAATAGGTCATTTTGTATCCcgataacaatatatatatatatccagatttaatatttttccttaaaatgaCATGGAATGGCAATTTTCTATTAACCTTtctctgtttatttatttaaatttatatatatatatatatatatatatatatatatataattttcatatatatattaattatattgacacaataattaataaaagaCTAACAAAAAGTAActacaacacaaaaaaactggATCAATAAATGCTACttaatatatctttttttttttttttttttttttttttttttttacaaaaatacaaagtgTTTCAAGTACAGGAAATAAGCCTGACATAATAGCCATTGAAGAAACCTGGCTAAAGCCCCATTTCAACGTTTCTGTTCATCAGCAACGTGCACTGAGGTTCATGGGCCGGTGACGCACCGACAATCACATTTACAAAATTAGGAGCCAAACGGAGTTGCGTATTGGCCATTAAATTGGCAGCCAGATATTAAAAACTggtagaggaaaaaaatatttatatataagcATTCTTTCCACACACATTTCTAGCAGTTTAGGGTGCGCACAATAgccaaagcaattttttttttcttatttggtAGGCAACTCATTAAATCATTAAGCGGTGtgcaaaatatgaatttgaagCAAGGCCTTTGATTTCAAAATCCATTTTTGTGTTCGATTCTGGGTCGTATCAAAGGATGTTTATTGTCTTACCTCACATGTAGATGAAGTCCACGCGCCTCTCCATCTGAACAAAACTCTCCGTTACTTTATTGTAAAAGTCCTCCTTTCGTTCCTTGAGCTTCAAAAGTCTCTTCTTCTCAACCGAGACTATTGCAAGTGCAGAAAGATTTCCTCGATCGGTCCTATTCTGGAAGAATAGTTTGAGTCTTTTCAATGCCGAGGTTGAGCTTTCCACTGACAATGTTGTAGCTGGCACAGTGAGCGCAAGCTGAAGTAATTTGGTAGCCTCCGGTACGGTCTGAATCAAATCCTTTTCTGTCAAAAAGCTGAGAAGCTGCCCGGGAGTTTTGCATTCGTTCCTCACTATATGTGAGCTGTACAGTCCGATGAGATCGGCCTTTAGTCTCACAAAATCAAAGAACCTGGCATAGTTCAACAGGCTCTGCAGTTTGGCGTCCTCAAAATGTCgggacatttttgaaaatttggAGCAATCAACTAAGCCGAAGAATGCAAGCTGGTCAAAATGACCAAATCTACTTCGCATTTGAAAAGTGACATTGTCTAGAATGTTATAATATATTTGTTTCCTCTCCTCTCTGACTGAGCGTTTACCTGTTGGACTTTCACTGTCTGCCAGGCCCAGCGTGGCACATTTCTGTTCAAACCGCTCGTAGAAAGTGTGAAACTCAAGGCTCATGTGTTCAAATACTTCCATTGTGTCCTGGATTCGCGCACAACAATGTCCAATGTCCATCACTTTGTTTTCAAGCGCACTTACAAGTGCATCAGTTTCATCACAAATACCCTCGGAGACCATCATTAAAAAGCATGTCGAGGCTTTTGATAGCCACTGATCATATCCAGAAGCCATCATTAGAGTGTCATTATCCCAGCTGTCAGGATTTTCACCCATGATGCGGAATACAGCACGCACATCAGCTTGATACATGCTAATCGCTCGTAACAGTCTGGAATTGGAGCTCCACCGCGTGGGCGCCGCCCTCGGTAAACGCCGCTTCACAACGTCCTGCAGTAAACTGCTGCGCTTCGTGGACTGACTAAAAAATGTCCCAAGTCCCGCCAGGGTTTTAAAGAACGCGCTACACACAGGCATCCATTTTGCTGAATGCAACAACACCAGATTGAGGTTGTGCGCCCAACAGTGGGTCAACATAGCTTCGGGTACCTTTTCTTTGATTTTCTCCTGCACCGGGTTCAGCTCTGATGACATCGCAGCAGCCCCGTCGTAAGACTGAGCGACAAGCTTTTCGACACAGTCGTATTTATCTAACACCCCTAAGACATATTCAGCTATAGCAGGAACTCGTCTGTCATCACTCGCATCATCCAACCCCAAAAGCGCCTCCTTCACTTTACAGGCGACATCACTTTGAGTCACATAGCGCACAATGACCGAAACGTGCGCTTTGTTTGAGACGTCCGTTGTCTCGTCTACTTGTACGGCCACAAAAGGAGCCGCGTTAATCTCCTTTTTAATATCATTTCTGATGACATCAGCTACTGCTTCAATTAAATCACTCTCTATTCTCTTTGACAAGGCAGAAAACAAAGCAGATGTCTCCAAAAGTCTTGCTAATTTTGCATCTTTCTCAGCAAAAGCATGTAAAAGTTCCACGTAGTTGCCGCGATTAGAACAGCTTGCATTTTCATCGTTACTGTGAAATGTCAGATCCTGTTCAGCAAAGAAGCAGGTTACAGCGATAAGATATTTTAAAACCTCTCGATTTTCTTTTACTTTAGCATTGTGGATGCTAGCATTAAGTCTCTGCTGCTCATCCAGAGCCAAATCTATCCTCGTTGTCCCGAACGTTTTCAAAGCAATTTGGCTTTGAATGTGGGAAGTAGATCTTTCGTGTTTGGTGAGGCTTCTTGGTAAGTTTTTCATGTCACAATATCCAATTTTTGTCCACACATTTTCACAGGTGGAGAACAGCAAGCAGGGGAAACAGAAAAGTCGGTTTCTGATAGGGCAGCCACACAGCCAGTCCTTACGGTTGTACCACTCGGCTTGAAACGAGCGGGTTACTTTCGGACCTGTGGTTTGAAGCAGATCTTTAAGCTCTGGCGTCGGTCTACCTTTATGAATTAGATTCCATTTCGATTGGTAGTCCAGTTTTGCGAAATTGGACTTGTTGACACCAGTCAAAGGAGACGTGGGGATTTCAGCCacttgctcttcttcttctagaCAGGGGGCCTGTGGCTCCTCCTTTACTTCTTCTTTAAAGCGAGGGAGCTCCAGGGTCACTTCTTCTTTAACATAGGTGGGATCTGGCTCATCTTCGTCTTTGATGCGGgggggctctggctcctgctGTTCCGCCTTGGCACTCCACTCCTGCTGCTCAGGATAGAGATCAGGACTCACAACTGCAGGACACGAGAAGAGAAACACATTGTTTGGTAAAGTCAAACTTTGACCAATCAAGCTTCACGTTGTGACTTCGAtgcaatatattatgtttaTCAGTAACGTATAAAATTTGACATGAACGAGGTTAAAGATTCCaatttctgttcattttaagGCTGCAACTCATGATTATTGTAATAGTCGattaatctgtcttttttttttatgaatcaaCAATCtgctaaataaaaacattttccccatCCCGTTATAAAAagaaacaggacattatttcaaattgacaatgcACAAGcatgaattgattatgattcagttattggttaacatgtcagaaaataggcctGAAAGGTAAATAACTTATCTCCGATGCACCACGTGACCATTTGGTGACGACACGACGAACGCTTACAGCGATAGCTAGAACGCAAACAAtatacaacaaacaaacaatacaaaacattttttttaaaagcacatcACTATATGCATATGTTTAAAGGAGCGTATAAatctcagcagcagcaacaatcattttgttttgtttttcaaatgtctgCTATGTCAAACTGTTATTTTAAAGGGAGCATATACAATAGTTTTCTTTAACATCCTTCCCACATACTAACATCAATTctaatgaataaaaacacaaatgattTGCCATCCATGATTCCACTTGGGATGCAGAATTTTGTACAGGTTCTGAATAGTTTCGAGCTTTCCGTATCCTGAACAAATCAGgacgacggggggggggggggcacagaaATATTGTGACGAGTAGAAAGTCGTTACTAAACGAGTAAGAGGTAAACAAACCTGCTCTGTGCAACACAACGCGAGGCTTCTTGAAAACAGCTTCCAGGAGTTGAAGCTGtcgctccttctcctcttttgttcGACAAAGTTTCTCCTCGTACTCCTCTTCTTTCACgctattttcacacattttcacaccatAATCGCCAGACTTTGCACTCAACTTGGTCTTGCTTGTCGGTACATCGAAAACAGACGTGTCTCCGTTAGCGGCTAGCCAGCTAAGGTAAGCTAGCCGGAGAATCTTCAACGTGCACCCGAAGCGAGTTTATGCGGTCACCAAGGTGTTTTACTGCGGTAAAGTGGTGACGTGCGGACTGTGTCGAGGCTTCAGTACGGTCAGTACTAAATCGCGAATAATTGTTTCGTGAGTACAGAAGTAGCGTAGCAGAGGAAGTCaagcgtgaaaaaaaaaaaagcattgcagCGGAAGTCTTTCTTCCTCGTCGGATAATTCTTAGAGACGGACGTTTCCGCCCTACGGAGCTCAGTTACTGTTCGTAGTCGGACCCTTTTTATAGAGAccaacagcaaaaaaagaaggaaCCCACGCGTTCGGTAGTGTACTCTTACAATTCACTGCATTGGTTCGAACTATGTCACACGGATTACGGACACCATGTTGTCTTTATTCGCGACATTTACCTTGCATTAGCCACTTTTGTCGCTATTGTAATATGGACATGATCCCTTGGCAGTTATGTCATGATGTTGTGAAGACTTGTTGCCATGTTTGTATTTTCTaaattgttaataataataataataaacttgcATTAGCCTTAATTTTCTTTTGCCATTTTTAAGTGGATTTTGGGCCAGTTTGTGCGGGGGGGGGAAACGACGCCTCTGGGAGGTAATCGAATATTGATTCAACAAAATCTAGCATCATTACTTTAAAGTgatgaataattattttattttgtgtcaaatatatttttttgaaaacggGAGTGTTCACCAATGCAAGTGCCGCCCCCTTCTGGCGGCCttggtaaaaacaaataaaacaaaaaaataatattgataataataattagaacatttttcttttaaagttcACTAACTGGCCATGATGATAATCTCAGATTAACATGAAATACATTTACTGAAGAGTTTTTTGTGGAAGATATTCCTTACATAGGGTCTATTTTGTGACTAGTCAATTGCTTTGTCTtggattgtaaaaataaatcaggcggcacggtgggcgactggttagagcgtcagcctcacagttctgaggagcggggttcaatccccggccccgcctgtgtggagtttgcatgttctccccgtgcctgcgtgggttttctccgggctctccggtttcttccacatcccaaaaacatgcacgttaattgaaaactctaaattgcccataggtgtgaatgtgagtgcgaatggttgtctgtttctatgtgccgtgcgattggctggcaaccagttcagagtgtaccccgccacctgcccgatgacagctgggatcggctccagcacgcccgcgaccctagtgaggagaagcagctcagaaaatggatggatggatggattgcattACATATAATAGCACTGGGTGACATTATGGCGCCCTCTGCTGTCACTGTCCAGATGTTCTTTTCTCGGGCTTTGACTCAAGTTCCTCTTCTTTACAGTGCATGCCtcaatctttctaactgttcctccacctgctccctgctttcactgcagatcacaatgtcatctgcaaacatcatggtcaacggggattccagtctaacctcatctgtcagcctatccatcaccactgcacaCAGGAAGGGGCTCcgtgatgcagtcccacctccaccttaaatgtcatagtcccaacattcaaagtccccacattcagttcaaggctctgtgctttcctcttctctttctgccgaagaacccgctttccacctcttcttcttcttcgacttcgacccacagtagctgaatttccaacggcgccctgcaggttgacggcgccggtggcggacgtcgttaacctgggccacgaccgatccggtatggaattctttggatgaacgctcatatttattTGGTTAGGTTTAAGCCGGATGTCCTTCCTGAAGCAACAAGCTTGGggccggcctacagtttgcactggcttgtgcctcccatagggctgcattcattAACTCccattataaat
This sequence is a window from Phycodurus eques isolate BA_2022a chromosome 2, UOR_Pequ_1.1, whole genome shotgun sequence. Protein-coding genes within it:
- the LOC133417317 gene encoding zinc finger MYM-type protein 1-like; amino-acid sequence: MCENSVKEEEYEEKLCRTKEEKERQLQLLEAVFKKPRVVLHRAVVSPDLYPEQQEWSAKAEQQEPEPPRIKDEDEPDPTYVKEEVTLELPRFKEEVKEEPQAPCLEEEEQVAEIPTSPLTGVNKSNFAKLDYQSKWNLIHKGRPTPELKDLLQTTGPKVTRSFQAEWYNRKDWLCGCPIRNRLFCFPCLLFSTCENVWTKIGYCDMKNLPRSLTKHERSTSHIQSQIALKTFGTTRIDLALDEQQRLNASIHNAKVKENREVLKYLIAVTCFFAEQDLTFHSNDENASCSNRGNYVELLHAFAEKDAKLARLLETSALFSALSKRIESDLIEAVADVIRNDIKKEINAAPFVAVQVDETTDVSNKAHVSVIVRYVTQSDVACKVKEALLGLDDASDDRRVPAIAEYVLGVLDKYDCVEKLVAQSYDGAAAMSSELNPVQEKIKEKVPEAMLTHCWAHNLNLVLLHSAKWMPVCSAFFKTLAGLGTFFSQSTKRSSLLQDVVKRRLPRAAPTRWSSNSRLLRAISMYQADVRAVFRIMGENPDSWDNDTLMMASGYDQWLSKASTCFLMMVSEGICDETDALVSALENKVMDIGHCCARIQDTMEVFEHMSLEFHTFYERFEQKCATLGLADSESPTGKRSVREERKQIYYNILDNVTFQMRSRFGHFDQLAFFGLVDCSKFSKMSRHFEDAKLQSLLNYARFFDFVRLKADLIGLYSSHIVRNECKTPGQLLSFLTEKDLIQTVPEATKLLQLALTVPATTLSVESSTSALKRLKLFFQNRTDRGNLSALAIVSVEKKRLLKLKERKEDFYNKVTESFVQMERRVDFIYM